A part of Fusarium graminearum PH-1 chromosome 3, whole genome shotgun sequence genomic DNA contains:
- a CDS encoding glucose N-acetyltransferase 1 — MGEASSFVAVRLMRIIPILAILGATYYIFLTCFASFQATDVPVPEEWRNHDAVVDEVDEITETLTHDPDSRPTPHKLTIAEIEDLENKGEFMGFEDEDEIDVFINLDDDGDWEEDDLKKELGDELEGDFEDEEDEDFGDDDDDDDNDDDVDWSRFAYIQYVTNEDYLCNSVMIFEQLHRLGSKADRLLMYPKEMLEPDAAYSNKRGGQLLIRARDEYNVTLQPIEIQHRDGQDGISPTAPTYPLLSNFCLETWADSFTKLLAFNQTQYDRVLSLDSDSMVLQHMDELFQLPPCPVAMPRAYWLYNENPPKRILSSQVMLIQPDDVEFERIVQKMNSIGPNDYDMEIVNSLYLDSALILPHRKYDMLTAEFRNKDHTAYLGSEREKWDSSVALSEAKFVHFSDWPVPKPWINDVETRLANQPDCPEESL; from the exons ATGGGTGAGGCATCGTCATTCGTCGCGGTGCGCTTGATGAGGATTATCCCCATCCTCGCAATCCTCGGCGCTACTTATTATATATTCCTTACCTGCTTCGCCTCTTTCCAGGCCACAGACGTCCCCGTTCCTGAAGAATGGAGGAATCACGATGCAGTCGtcgatgaggttgacgaaaTCACAGAAACTCTCACTCACGACCCTGATTCTAGGCCAACTCCCCATAAACTCACCATcgctgagattgaggatcttgagaatAAGGGAGAGTTTATGGGCtttgaggacgaagacgaaatTGATGTCTTTATCAACTTGGACGATGACGGTGACTGGGAGGAAGATGATCTCAAAAAGGAACTCggcgatgagcttgaaggcgattttgaggatgaggaggatgaagacttcggcgatgacgacgacgacgacgacaacgacgacgacgtcgATTGGTCGCGCTTTGCCTACATTCAGTATGTCACCAACGAGGACTATCTCTGCAACTCGGTTATGATCTTTGAGCAATTGCATCGCCTTGGTAGCAAGGCTGATCGCCTGCTCATGTACCCGAAGGAAATGCTTGAGCCAGATGCTGCGTACTCAAACAAACGCGGTGGACAACTTCTCATCAGAGCTCGCGATGAGTATAATGTTACGCTTCAACCAATTGAGATCCAACATCgcgatggacaagatggtaTATCTCCTACAGCCCCAACTTATCCTTTACTATCTAACTTCTGTCTAGAAACATGGGCCGACTCCTTCACCAAACTCCTCGCTTTCAACCAGACCCAATATGACCGAGTTCTCTCCCTTGACTCAGACAGTATGGTCCTCCAACACATGGACGAACTCTTCCAACTACCTCCCTGCCCCGTTGCCATGCCCCGCGCCTACTGGCTCTACAACGAGAATCCTCCTAAGCGGATTCTCTCATCGCAGGTGATGCTCATCCAGCCCGACGACGTAGAATTCGAGCGCATCGTGCAAAAGATGAACAGCATCGGCCCCAACGACTACGACATGGAGATAGTAAACAGTCTGTATCTCGACAGCGCTCTCATCCTGCCCCATCGCAAGTACGACATGCTCACTGCCGAGTTCAGGAATAAGGACCATACCGCGTATCTGGGCAGTGAGCGGGAAAAGTGGGATTCTAGTGTTGCGCTGAGCGAGGCCAAGTTTGTGCACTTTTCGGATTGGCCTGTTCCGAAGCCGTGGatcaatgatgttgagactAGATTGGCGAACCAACCTGACTGTCCTGAGG AGAGTTTGTGA
- a CDS encoding allantoinase yields the protein MASPSTEQYPEGPLSVLVSSRVVVTLPDDSLVTTPASVVVSPVTGKIVSIIPEVLPSSSFPAGINYVDHGSKLLIPGLVDAHVHLNEPGRTEWEGFWTGTRAAASGGVTTVVDMPLNAIPPTTTLHGFEEKLRASQGQCWVDVGFYGGVIPGNANELLPLIEAGVRGFKGFLIESGVDEFPAVSSQDIALAMETLKDSKTTLMFHAEMIPPITQSVGDTVQASEAPLAPSGQLDAYKTFLESRPPAFETYAVEEILSQAHIAPQLHLHIVHLSATQCIPLLKAARQSGINITAETCFHYLGLTAEEIEKGDTRHKCCPPIREGKNRDGLWEELVAEDSCIRTVVSDHSPCTPQLKLLPQHLETARPDLPHNDSGIVIPAPEMENPVAEGKGRGDFFAAWGGISSVGLGLPILHSAAKKRADFSKTPSITDIVRLCCQATAVQVGLAHRKGAIKVGMDADICVFDDTEEWTFTQGDMRWKNRCSPWEGHEFTGRVKETWLRGNKVFELGAPNAGFVVSKPVGEPITEKRTV from the exons atggcatctCCCAGCACCGAACAGTACCCCGAGGGTCCTCTTTCAGTCCTCGTATCATCCCGAGTTGTTGTTACTCTCCCTGATGATTCCCTTGTTACCACTCCCGCCTCAGTTGTCGTTAGCCCAGTCACTGGCAAGATCGTGTCAATCATCCCCGAAGTCCTTCCCTCATCCAGTTTCCCAGCCGGCATAAACTATGTTGACCACGGTTCCAAGCTTCTCATTCCTGGTCTGGTCGATGCTCATGTTCACTTGAACGAGCCTGGTCGAACTGAGTGGGAGGGATTCTGGACTGGTACCCGTGCTGCTGCCAGCGGTGGTGTCACCACCGTGGTTGACATGCCTCTCAACGCCATTCCTCCCACTACTACCCTTCACGGCttcgaggagaagcttcgAGCGAGCCAGGGCCAATGCTGGGTCGATGTTGGTTTCTACGGCGGTGTCATCCCTGGCAACGCCAATGAGCTGCTCCCTCTcatcgaggctggtgttCGAGGATTCAAGGGATTCTTGATCGAGTCCGGT GTTGACGAGTTCCCTGCTGTCTCTTCTCAGGATATCGCCTTGGCCATGGAAACCCTAAAGGACAGCAAGACGACTCTCATGTTCCACGCCGAGATGATTCCTCCTATCACTCAATCGGTCGGCGACACAGTCCAGGCCTCAGAAGCACCCCTCGCTCCCTCCGGTCAACTCGACGCCTACAAGACATTCCTCGAGTCTCGACCTCCTGCTTTCGAAACATACGCCGTCGAGGAGATTCTGAGCCAGGCGCATATTGCTCCTCAACTCCACCTCCACATCGTTCACCTCTCTGCTACCCAGTGCATCCCTCTCCTCAAGGCCGCTCGCCAATCTGGAATTAATATCACTGCCGAAACCTGCTTCCACTACCTCGGTTTGACTgccgaggagattgagaagggtGACACTCGACACAAGTGCTGTCCACCTATTCGAGAGGGCAAGAACCGAGATGGTCTTTGGgaggagcttgttgctgaggacTCGTGCATCAGAACTGTCGTGTCGGATCACTCACCTTGCACACcccagctcaagctccttcCTCAGCACCTAGAGACAGCGCGACCCGATTTGCCACACAACGACTCAGGTATCGTGATTCCCGCGCCCGAGATGGAAAACCCCGTCGCCGAAGGAAAGGGCCGTGGCGACTTCTTCGCAGCCTGGGGCGGTATCTCATCCGTCGGACTGGGTCTCCCTATCTTGCACTCCGCGGCCAAGAAGCGCGCCGACTTTTCCAAGACGCCCAGCATCACCGATATCGTGCGTCTCTGCTGTCAAGCCACTGCCGTTCAAGTCGGTCTGGCGCACCGAAAGGGCGCCATCAAGGTCGGGATGGATGCTGACATTTGCGTGTTTGACGATACCGAGGAGTGGACTTTTACCCAAGGCGACATGCGATGGAAGAACCGCTGCTCACCGTGGGAAGGCCACGAGTTCACGGGTCGTGTCAAGGAGACGTGGCTGCGAGGTAACAAGGTGTTTGAGCTCGGTGCGCCCAACGCTGGATTCGTGGTCAGCAAGCCGGTTGGCGAGCCCATCACGGAGAAGCGAACAGTCTAA
- a CDS encoding decaprenyl-diphosphate synthase subunit 1, translating into MARQSMLTRTNLATAPACALCRQLTVSRGPTRIHSASLHTSPRRDSAWGAAVQVASNVVSNVVKRASKDAMHIDPLRSVAKEMKFLTGNIRKLLGSGHPSLDRAAKYYTQAEGKHVRPLIVLLMSRATYLCPKTPATVPTVTHRGVDTSLSPAQILADVNPAAHPLSSPEQEIADANSDILPSQRRLAEIAELIHTASLLHDDVIDHSVSRRGSPSANLEFGNKMAVLAGDFLLGRASVALARLRNPEVVELLATVIANLVEGEFMQLKNTERDERNPKWSEETVTYYLQKTYLKTASLISKSCRAAALLGNTDAVTVDAAYSYGRNLGLAFQLVDDLLDYTQSGSDLGKPAGADLELGLATAPLLFAWKQMPELGALVGRKFAQEGDVQRARELVLQSDGIEQTRALAQDYVDKAIASIADFPESEAKDGLIEMAHKSLKRQK; encoded by the exons ATGGCTAGACAGTccatgttgacaagaacaaacTTGGCAACAGCACCGGCGTGTGCTCTGTGCAGACAATTGACTGTTAGTCGAGGTCCTACGAGGATACACAGCGCCTCGTTGCACACCAGCCCACGAAGGGACTCAGCGTGGGGTGCTGCTGTGCAGGTCGCTTCCAACGTCGTGAGCAATGTCGTTAAAAGGGCTTCCAAGGATGCGATGCATATCGATCCTCTGCGAAGCGTCGCCAAGGAAATGAAGTTTCTTACCGGAAACATTCGGAAACTTCTTGGCTCTGGACATCCATCGCTCGATCGTGCTGCCAAATATTATACCCAGGCCGAGGGCAAGCATGTCAGACCATTGATCGTCCTCCTCATGAGCAGAGCAACATACCTCTGCCCCAAGACACCTGCTACGGTTCCTACAGTTACTCACCGTGGCGTCGACACTTCGTTATCACCAGCTCAGATCCTCGCCGACGTAAACCCTGCAGCTCAccctctctcttcccccGAACAGGAGATCGCCGATGCCAACTCAGACATTCTTCCCAGCCAGCGACGGCTAGCCGAAATTGCAGAGCTAATTCACACGGCCTCACTTCTTCACGATGATGTTATCGACCACTCTGTTTCTCGACGAGGCTCGCCTTCAGCCAACCTGGAATTTGGCAACAAGATGGCCGTTTTGGCAGGCGACTTTTTGCTCGGCAGGGCATCCGTTGCGCTTGCTCGTCTCCGCAACCCCGAGGTTGTCGAGCTTCTGGCTACTGTTATCGCCAACCTGGTCGAGGGCGAGTTCATGCAACTCAAGAACACAGAGCGCGATGAGCGGAATCCCAAGTGGTCTGAGGAGACAGTCACATATTACCTCCAAAAGACCTACCTCAAGACCgcctctctcatctccaaaTCATGCCGAGCTGCGGCTCTTCTGGGCAACACCGATGCCGTGACAGTCGACGCAGCATACTCGTACGGACGAAACTTAGGATTGGCCTTCCAGCTGGTGGACGACCTTTTGGATTATACGCAGAGTGGATCAGatcttggaaagcctgcgGGGGCTGACTTGGAGTTGGGTCTTGCGACTGCACCGCTGCTATTTGCCTGGAAGCAGATGCCGGAGCTTGGAGCCCTCGTCGGCCGCAAGTTCGCCCAAGAGGGTGACGTACAAAGG GCACGTGAGTTGGTTCTCCAAAGCGACGGCATCGAGCAGACACGAGCTCTCGCGCAAGACTACGTGGACAAGGCCATTGCCTCGATCGCGGACTTTCCCGAAAGCGAAGCCAAGGATGGATTGATTGAGATGGCACACAAGTCTCTCAAGCGACAGAAGTAA
- a CDS encoding saccharopine dehydrogenase codes for MSQYPHILLRAEEKPLEHRSFSPSIIKTLVDAGYPVSVERSSTDPKFKRIFEDSEYEAAGARLVNEGTWPNAEAGTLILGLKEIPEEDFPLKNDHISFAHCYKNQGGWEKVLGRFPQGSSVLYDLEFLVDEQGRRVSAFGFHAGFAGAALGIKTLAHQLQDPSSKLPSVETFTDGRGYYLNEEELVNQIREDLAKAEKSLGRKPTALVLGALGRCGKGAVDLFLKAGMPDENITRWDLNETKDRDGPYEEIAQADVFLNAIYLSKPIPPFINEELLAKSGRNLAVVIDVSCDTTNPHNPIPIYSINTTFEEPTVPVEIKNDQNSLPLSVISIDHLPSMLPREASEAFSEGLKESLLTLKDRKTSRVWADAEKLFNEKVALLPESLRTKRV; via the exons ATGTCTCAATACCCCCACATCCTCCTGCGCGCTGAGGAGAAGCCCCTCGAGCACCGatctttctctccctcaattatcaagactcttgtcGACGCTGGATATCCCGTCTCTGTCGAGCGATCATCTACAGACCCCAAGTTCAAGCGCATCTTTGAAGACTCCGAGTatgaggctgctggtgcgCGCCTCGTCAACGAGGGCACCTGGCCCAACGCCGAAGCCGGAACTTTGATTCTGGGCCTCAAGGAGATTCCCGAGGAAGACTTTCCTCTCAAGAACGACCACATT TCATTTGCCCATTGTTACAAG AACCAAGGTGGATGGGAAAAGGTCCTCGGCCGCTTCCCTCAAGGAAGCAGCGTTCTATACGATTTGGAGTTCCTTGTCGATGAGCAAGGACGCCGAGTTTCTGC TTTCGGTTTCCACGCTGGATTCGCTGGCGCTGCCCTCGGTATCAAGACTCTTGCCCACCAGCTTCAGGACCCCTCCTCCAAGCTCCCCTCAGTGGAGACATTCACCGATGGTCGTGGATACTACCTAaacgaggaggagctcgTTAACCAGATCCGAGAAGACcttgccaaggccgagaagtCTCTTGGACGCAAGCCCACTGCTCTCGTCCTCGGTGCTCTTGGACGATGTGGTAAGGGTGCCGTTGACCTGttcctcaaggctggcaTGCCCGACGAGAACATCACCCGCTGGGACTTGAACGAGACCAAGGACCGAGATG GTCCTTATGAGGAGATTGCCCAGGCCGATGTCTTCCTTAACGCCATCTACCTTTCCAAGCCCATCCCTCCTTTCATCAAcgaggagcttctcgccaagtCTGGCCGcaacttggctgttgttaTCGATGTCTCCTGCGACACCACCAACCCTCACAACCCCATCCCCATCTACTCTATCAACACCACATTCGAGGAGCCCACCGTCCccgtcgagatcaagaacgacCAGAACTCTCTCCCTCTATCAGTTATTAGCATCGACCATCTCCCCTCAATGCTGCCCCGTGAGGCTAGTGAGGCCTTTAGCGAGGGCCTCAAGGAGTCTCTCCTTACACTCAAGGACCGCAAGACTTCGCGAGTGTGGGCCGACGCcgagaagctcttcaacgagaaggTTGCTCTGCTTCCCGAGTCCCTGCGAACCAAGAGAGTTTAA